From the genome of Bifidobacterium asteroides, one region includes:
- a CDS encoding acyltransferase has product MPFRWEIKVMPRPHKPLNRSTRNLNIEILRILAMLLVVYCHMIIHVDFTNGTSRIVLPMFPGWKSAISFTIVQYGQVGVSIFFIISGYFLVEKQFSWRRIFSTWFQMFFYAVLCLVIAIIAKQFHTLPFDMDGLLSGSQSIDTLLWSFCPFLYNSYWFIDAYILMLLLSPFINSLYAHMPRKRILALIALFLFIGAWPLFFSKATNWNNVVYAVLGYMIGAYIRSYQDSLRAISNGALAACMILCTALMLGFNHFVLSESHWAQILTWTAQIHQGLQILPICIAFCLFVSACRLPQIQLPGILSTCLLRISAGTFGVYLLHENMFGFRFIWGMVASWLPNISDKISLVLICVFTGLLTFAVLDVIAVFIDGLLTHPLRDLIINKVHRIQGAKQKN; this is encoded by the coding sequence AGATCCTCCGGATATTGGCAATGCTGTTGGTTGTCTACTGCCATATGATCATCCACGTAGATTTCACCAATGGCACCTCACGCATCGTATTGCCCATGTTTCCAGGCTGGAAATCTGCGATCAGCTTCACCATCGTACAATACGGTCAGGTTGGCGTTTCAATCTTCTTTATAATCTCAGGATATTTCCTCGTTGAGAAGCAGTTTTCGTGGCGACGGATCTTCTCGACCTGGTTTCAGATGTTCTTCTATGCTGTTTTATGCCTCGTAATTGCAATAATTGCGAAACAGTTCCATACCCTGCCTTTCGATATGGATGGGCTCCTATCCGGCTCTCAATCCATTGATACATTGCTGTGGAGTTTTTGCCCGTTCTTGTACAACAGCTACTGGTTCATTGATGCATACATTCTCATGCTGCTTCTCAGTCCATTCATAAATTCGCTATATGCGCACATGCCCAGAAAACGAATTCTTGCTCTGATCGCTCTTTTCTTATTTATTGGCGCTTGGCCTTTATTCTTCAGCAAAGCCACTAACTGGAACAATGTCGTATATGCTGTACTCGGGTACATGATTGGCGCCTACATCCGTAGTTACCAAGATTCATTGCGCGCTATATCAAATGGCGCGCTGGCCGCCTGCATGATCTTATGCACCGCACTCATGTTAGGTTTTAACCATTTTGTCTTATCGGAGTCTCACTGGGCACAGATACTGACCTGGACTGCACAAATCCATCAGGGCCTGCAAATATTGCCCATCTGCATTGCCTTCTGTCTTTTTGTGTCAGCTTGTCGACTGCCGCAGATTCAACTTCCAGGCATATTGAGCACTTGTCTGCTGCGCATATCAGCCGGGACCTTCGGTGTCTACCTCTTGCACGAGAACATGTTTGGATTCCGATTCATATGGGGAATGGTTGCCTCCTGGCTCCCAAACATATCAGACAAAATCAGCTTGGTTCTGATCTGCGTATTCACTGGTTTACTCACTTTCGCTGTTCTTGATGTAATAGCTGTATTCATTGACGGATTGCTCACCCACCCTTTGCGGGATCTCATCATTAATAAAGTACACAGAATCCAAGGAGCGAAGCAGAAAAACTAG